A part of Terriglobales bacterium genomic DNA contains:
- a CDS encoding zinc-dependent dehydrogenase, with the protein MSTATQIQRQTAAARIPATMKAAVYHGVNDVRIEQVPVPKIGRGELLVRVHTCGICGTDLKKIATGSHSAPRIFGHETTGVVAAVGEGVTRFQPGDRVAVFHHIPCGECYYCRHKVFAQCPVYKKVGATAGFEPSGGGFAEYVRVLDWIVEKGVVLIPEGVSFEQASFIEPVNTCMKGIETLRLEPGERVVVMGQGPIGIILGILAQRAGARVITSDLIPRRLTIAKGFGLQEVIEASRADTVVSVRKWTEGRGADAAILAVPGSSLIRTAMEATRPGGRILLFAQTVRGEAVIDPASICVDEKSLLGSYSASIDLQDESVDWVFRRRVDLESLISHRFPLVEAVEALNLAAHPQPDTLKLVIQPGSGSEG; encoded by the coding sequence ATGTCGACTGCGACACAAATCCAACGCCAGACTGCCGCGGCCAGGATACCGGCGACGATGAAGGCGGCCGTCTATCATGGAGTGAACGATGTTCGCATCGAGCAGGTGCCGGTTCCAAAAATTGGCCGGGGAGAACTTCTCGTACGTGTACACACCTGTGGCATTTGCGGCACCGATTTGAAGAAGATTGCTACCGGTTCCCACAGTGCGCCGCGGATTTTCGGCCACGAAACGACTGGAGTAGTGGCGGCGGTCGGTGAAGGGGTTACTCGGTTCCAGCCTGGCGATCGAGTCGCAGTGTTTCATCACATTCCTTGCGGCGAATGCTACTACTGCCGTCACAAGGTGTTTGCTCAGTGTCCGGTGTACAAGAAGGTTGGCGCGACGGCTGGATTCGAACCCAGCGGCGGTGGATTCGCCGAATACGTGCGGGTGCTGGACTGGATTGTGGAGAAAGGCGTGGTCCTAATTCCCGAGGGAGTTTCTTTTGAGCAGGCATCCTTTATAGAGCCGGTGAACACCTGCATGAAGGGAATTGAGACGCTGCGACTGGAACCGGGCGAGCGTGTTGTGGTGATGGGACAGGGTCCGATCGGAATCATTCTCGGGATTCTGGCGCAACGAGCAGGCGCCCGTGTAATAACTTCCGATTTAATCCCCCGGAGGCTTACAATAGCGAAAGGGTTCGGACTCCAAGAAGTTATAGAGGCTTCGCGTGCGGATACTGTGGTCTCGGTGCGGAAATGGACAGAAGGACGCGGAGCCGATGCAGCAATCCTAGCCGTGCCGGGATCCTCTTTGATTCGTACTGCTATGGAGGCTACGCGTCCTGGTGGACGAATTCTGTTATTTGCCCAGACCGTTCGTGGAGAGGCGGTGATTGATCCCGCCTCGATTTGCGTGGACGAGAAGAGTCTTCTGGGTTCGTATAGCGCTTCTATCGATCTTCAGGATGAATCGGTGGATTGGGTTTTCAGGAGGAGGGTAGACCTGGAATCGCTCATCAGCCACCGCTTCCCCTTGGTGGAGGCGGTAGAAGCGTTGAACCTGGCTGCCCACCCCCAGCCGGATACGCTGAAGCTGGTGATCCAACCGGGCAGCGGTTCGGAAGGATAA
- the hpnA gene encoding hopanoid-associated sugar epimerase gives MSEPGLPIEEGLPQFCSPKATTTTGAASYSAEASSERRTSGSDTPSILVTGATGFVGSHVARLLASQGAVLRLLVRPASRKENIAELNADQAIGDLRDPLSLKRAMSGCEFVFHVAADYRLWTRNAADVQDMYRSNVEGTRAILQAAREAGVRRVVYTSSVATMGFRPALEFADENSPVSLSEMIGHYKRSKFLAEQVALEAGRMGADVVVVCPSTPVGEQDIKPTPTGRIIVDFLNRKFPAYVDTGLNLVDVVECARGHVAAMDKGRTGERYILGGENLSLKQILEKLAAITGIPAPTLKLPYAVALGFGVLDTCFTGFLLGREPRATIDAVRMGRKKMYVSSAKAERELGWSIVAVDGALRRAVGWFRSHDYVAA, from the coding sequence ATGAGTGAACCCGGTCTGCCGATCGAGGAAGGTTTGCCTCAATTCTGCTCTCCTAAGGCGACGACTACGACCGGGGCGGCTTCATATTCTGCCGAAGCGTCCAGTGAGAGACGTACGAGTGGGAGCGATACACCGTCGATCCTGGTTACGGGTGCTACCGGATTCGTCGGCAGTCATGTAGCGCGATTGCTGGCTTCGCAGGGAGCAGTGCTGCGACTGCTGGTTCGTCCAGCAAGTCGCAAAGAGAATATTGCAGAGCTGAATGCCGATCAGGCGATCGGTGACTTGCGTGATCCGTTATCGCTGAAGAGAGCGATGTCGGGCTGCGAGTTCGTATTCCATGTCGCCGCCGACTACCGCCTCTGGACACGGAACGCCGCCGACGTCCAGGACATGTACCGGTCTAACGTCGAGGGCACACGTGCGATTCTGCAAGCCGCGCGAGAGGCGGGAGTGCGGCGAGTTGTTTACACCAGTAGCGTAGCCACTATGGGTTTCCGTCCCGCGCTAGAGTTCGCTGACGAAAATTCGCCGGTGTCTCTGAGCGAGATGATAGGCCATTACAAGCGCTCGAAATTCCTGGCAGAGCAGGTAGCTCTTGAAGCGGGGAGAATGGGTGCTGATGTTGTTGTCGTATGTCCGAGCACGCCGGTGGGCGAGCAGGACATCAAGCCGACTCCTACTGGACGAATTATTGTGGACTTCCTCAACCGGAAGTTTCCAGCCTATGTCGACACTGGGTTGAACCTGGTCGATGTGGTCGAGTGCGCTCGCGGCCATGTGGCTGCGATGGACAAAGGCAGGACGGGCGAGCGCTACATACTCGGCGGAGAAAACCTCAGCCTGAAGCAAATTCTGGAGAAGCTGGCTGCGATCACGGGAATTCCAGCACCCACGCTCAAGCTGCCGTATGCGGTGGCGCTGGGGTTTGGTGTTCTGGATACCTGCTTCACGGGCTTTCTGCTCGGGCGCGAACCGCGCGCGACGATCGATGCCGTTCGTATGGGACGCAAGAAGATGTATGTGTCCTCAGCAAAGGCAGAACGTGAATTGGGATGGTCCATAGTCGCGGTCGATGGTGCGTTAAGGCGGGCGGTAGGATGGTTCCGTAGTCATGATTATGTCGCCGCTTGA
- the shc gene encoding squalene--hopene cyclase: MENAPGAIPPTPMRFGKLDDVTSRVAAAMDAARKYLFSIQHEDGYWCGELEADTTLEADYIFMHTLLGTGDPKTFPKACRWMLEHQNEDGGWPIFADGPSEVSASVKTYFALKLCGYPSHHPALTRARKRILELGGVTATNTYTKIYLCFFGQYDWDAVPAVPPEICLFPKWFWFNIYEISSWSRGIFIPLAIVYAKKPFKKIPAEMGIDELFVGGKEHANLHLRWANRIFSWRNFFLFCDRLTHWFERVHIRPLRSVALRAAEKWMLERFEMSDGLGAIFPAMMNAIIALRCLGYSVDDPQFIRAMDELEKLGIEEETTFRLQPCKSPVWDSAYAMFALGESGVSRNDPRLVAAADWVLKKQITHKGDWSVKNKKAQPGGWYFEFNNEFYPDVDDTAQVCLALNYVDHSNERYQYESVQRAIAWVFSMQCKDGGWASFDKDNDKMVFQYIPFADHNAMLDPATVDITSRVLEMLAAYGYTRKDKRVERAVQFILNQQEPDGSWFGRWGCNYIYGTMLCLRALDGIGVDHNEPYIQQAAEWLRMVQNGDGGWGESLWSYHDPNTRGVGPSTASQTAWAVLGLLAAGDTRSDAVHRGIAYLLKTQRKNGCWWEKPYTGTGFPKVFYLKYCMYAEYFPLLALATYAKVMTECQNQQSVTATQASPKAANY, encoded by the coding sequence ATGGAGAATGCTCCGGGAGCTATCCCTCCCACCCCGATGCGTTTTGGAAAACTGGATGACGTAACCAGCAGGGTGGCAGCGGCTATGGATGCCGCGCGCAAGTACCTTTTCTCCATTCAGCATGAAGATGGCTACTGGTGTGGCGAATTAGAGGCAGACACGACTCTAGAAGCCGATTACATCTTCATGCATACCCTGCTGGGGACAGGTGATCCCAAGACATTCCCGAAGGCGTGCCGCTGGATGCTCGAGCATCAGAACGAAGACGGGGGCTGGCCGATTTTTGCCGATGGGCCCTCGGAGGTCAGCGCCTCGGTTAAGACATATTTCGCTTTGAAATTATGCGGTTACCCCTCACATCATCCTGCGCTGACACGGGCGCGCAAGAGGATTCTTGAACTGGGGGGCGTTACAGCAACCAATACCTACACCAAGATCTATCTGTGCTTTTTCGGGCAGTACGACTGGGACGCGGTGCCGGCGGTTCCACCGGAGATCTGTCTCTTTCCCAAATGGTTCTGGTTCAACATCTACGAGATTTCTTCCTGGTCACGCGGCATTTTCATTCCCCTGGCGATCGTATACGCGAAGAAGCCGTTCAAGAAGATTCCCGCTGAAATGGGTATTGACGAGCTGTTCGTGGGTGGGAAAGAGCATGCCAACCTGCACCTGCGTTGGGCGAATCGTATTTTCAGCTGGCGAAACTTCTTCCTTTTCTGCGACCGTCTGACGCACTGGTTTGAACGCGTGCACATCCGGCCGCTGCGGTCGGTGGCACTTCGGGCGGCGGAAAAGTGGATGCTGGAACGGTTCGAGATGAGCGACGGTTTGGGCGCGATATTCCCGGCGATGATGAACGCGATCATCGCGCTTCGCTGCTTGGGATATTCGGTAGATGATCCGCAGTTCATTCGCGCCATGGACGAGCTGGAGAAGCTGGGCATCGAGGAAGAGACGACCTTCCGGCTTCAGCCGTGCAAATCGCCAGTGTGGGATTCGGCCTACGCTATGTTTGCGCTGGGAGAAAGCGGCGTGAGCCGCAATGATCCGCGCCTGGTCGCTGCTGCAGACTGGGTACTGAAGAAGCAGATCACCCATAAGGGGGATTGGTCGGTCAAGAACAAGAAGGCGCAGCCTGGGGGCTGGTACTTCGAGTTCAACAATGAGTTTTATCCCGACGTGGATGACACGGCGCAAGTCTGCCTGGCATTGAATTATGTGGATCACAGCAATGAGCGTTATCAATACGAATCCGTGCAGCGAGCGATCGCGTGGGTATTTTCAATGCAGTGCAAGGATGGGGGCTGGGCATCGTTCGACAAAGACAATGACAAGATGGTCTTTCAGTACATCCCGTTTGCCGATCACAATGCCATGCTGGACCCAGCGACTGTAGATATCACCAGCCGCGTACTGGAGATGCTGGCAGCTTACGGTTACACGCGCAAAGACAAACGGGTCGAGCGCGCGGTTCAGTTCATCCTCAACCAGCAGGAGCCAGACGGCTCATGGTTTGGCCGCTGGGGATGCAACTACATTTACGGAACCATGCTGTGCTTGCGTGCCCTGGACGGGATTGGCGTGGACCACAACGAGCCCTATATCCAGCAGGCGGCGGAATGGCTGCGCATGGTGCAAAATGGCGATGGCGGCTGGGGCGAAAGCCTGTGGTCGTATCACGATCCGAACACGCGGGGCGTTGGACCAAGCACGGCGTCGCAAACCGCCTGGGCGGTTCTGGGGCTGCTGGCAGCGGGAGATACCCGCAGCGACGCGGTGCATCGCGGAATCGCGTACCTACTCAAAACGCAGCGCAAGAATGGTTGCTGGTGGGAGAAGCCGTACACGGGAACCGGATTCCCGAAGGTCTTCTATTTGAAGTACTGCATGTACGCAGAATACTTCCCGCTGTTGGCGCTTGCGACCTACGCCAAGGTGATGACTGAGTGTCAGAATCAGCAGTCAGTTACGGCCACGCAGGCGAGCCCGAAGGCCGCGAACTATTGA
- a CDS encoding 4-hydroxy-3-methylbut-2-enyl diphosphate reductase, protein MKTSNGSGKTLLLLKPRGFCAGVVRAIDIVRIALETFGPPIYVRKEIVHNRYVVEELQGKGAIFVDTVEEVPAGERVIYSAHGVSPEVREASKNRRLRVIDATCPLVTKVHVEAVRFAKEGYSLVLIGHHDHDEVIGTLGEAPLVTQVVGSPEDVQELHVPDPDKVAYLTQTTLSLDETRDIIEALKQKYPNIQGPAAQDICYATENRQTAVKHVSGDADLLLVVGSENSSNSNRLVEVARNLGTSSHLIENYRAIKPEWLEGVKTVALTAGASAPECLVEEVVEYLSQQGFTDLREVEVMPENVRFGLPPEIVEAMGSGSKLVSVGDIKTAATVE, encoded by the coding sequence ATGAAGACTTCGAATGGTTCCGGGAAGACCCTATTGCTGCTGAAGCCGAGGGGTTTTTGTGCCGGGGTGGTACGCGCTATCGATATCGTTCGCATTGCCCTGGAGACGTTTGGGCCTCCTATCTACGTGCGGAAGGAGATCGTCCATAACCGCTACGTGGTAGAGGAGTTGCAGGGGAAGGGCGCGATCTTCGTCGATACCGTGGAAGAGGTTCCGGCTGGCGAGCGGGTAATTTACAGCGCCCATGGGGTTTCACCGGAGGTCCGGGAGGCCAGCAAGAATCGCAGGCTGAGGGTAATCGATGCCACCTGTCCACTGGTCACTAAGGTGCACGTGGAGGCGGTGCGTTTTGCCAAGGAAGGCTATTCGCTGGTTCTCATTGGGCATCACGATCACGATGAAGTAATCGGGACCCTGGGAGAGGCCCCGCTGGTGACCCAAGTGGTGGGTTCGCCAGAAGATGTCCAGGAGTTGCACGTTCCCGATCCCGACAAAGTCGCCTATCTGACGCAGACAACCCTGAGCCTGGACGAGACGCGCGACATTATCGAGGCGCTCAAGCAGAAATATCCCAATATCCAGGGACCGGCAGCGCAAGACATCTGCTATGCGACTGAGAATCGGCAGACCGCGGTAAAACACGTATCTGGCGACGCAGATTTGCTGCTGGTGGTCGGCTCAGAAAACAGTTCCAATTCCAACCGTCTGGTTGAAGTAGCCCGCAACCTGGGCACAAGCTCTCACCTCATTGAAAACTACCGCGCGATCAAGCCGGAATGGCTGGAAGGCGTGAAAACAGTCGCTCTCACTGCAGGAGCGTCGGCGCCCGAATGCCTGGTGGAGGAGGTTGTGGAATACCTCTCTCAGCAGGGATTCACCGATTTGCGCGAGGTCGAAGTCATGCCGGAGAACGTCCGATTCGGCCTGCCGCCCGAGATTGTGGAAGCCATGGGCAGTGGATCGAAGTTGGTCTCGGTGGGCGATATCAAAACGGCAGCGACGGTGGAGTAA
- the recN gene encoding DNA repair protein RecN encodes MLLELRVENYAVIDSVVVEFASGLNLLTGETGAGKSILIDALALLLGEKASSDVIRHGAEKAVVSGVFELEDGKCASMVMENNGIEPEGDQIIIRREILPNGRGRVLVSNQPATVAVLRQLASCLASIHSQRESIVSFDTGTRLALLDTYAGSNPAPVGEAFAAWRALRERIAELESDEQDRLRMVDVWSFQKKEIEDARLQAGEDERLEAEKRVLANAEKIHGAAQAAFQILYENRESAAALVRASYRHLQEVARYDSKFQESLSGLESARITIEDIGDALRDYADSVEASPERLAAVEDRLALIDRVKRKYGQTLEAVIAYGAEVSRKLNEIENKDEILGKLKQDLAMAAESYLAAARSVSHARYQAAHKLERVVEAQINELAMNARFKIEVVGTDDEGNWTDGGFDQVNYLIATNTGEPLRPVEEIASGGELSRVMLALKAAVEAGKSGRRRTSGAQRTLVFDEIDIGIGGSAAEAVGRKLKELAQNQQVLCITHLPQIASFADQHYLIEKREMDGRMRTAVRRLTEPGRREEIARMLSGSRLTEASRKHAEQLLKANA; translated from the coding sequence GTGCTACTGGAACTGCGCGTCGAGAACTATGCGGTTATCGATAGTGTAGTCGTGGAGTTTGCCTCGGGTCTGAACCTGCTTACCGGCGAAACCGGCGCCGGAAAATCCATCCTCATTGATGCACTGGCGCTGTTGCTGGGCGAAAAGGCGTCCAGCGATGTGATCCGTCATGGCGCGGAAAAGGCGGTAGTGTCTGGGGTGTTCGAACTCGAGGATGGCAAATGCGCGAGCATGGTTATGGAGAACAATGGGATTGAACCGGAGGGGGACCAGATCATCATTCGTCGAGAAATCCTGCCCAATGGGCGAGGGCGGGTACTGGTTTCAAACCAGCCTGCGACGGTTGCCGTGCTGAGGCAGTTGGCATCTTGCCTGGCGTCGATACATTCGCAGCGTGAATCAATTGTCTCATTCGACACAGGCACGCGGCTGGCGCTGCTGGACACTTATGCGGGCTCGAACCCTGCTCCGGTCGGAGAAGCGTTTGCTGCTTGGCGCGCATTGCGGGAAAGAATCGCCGAGTTGGAGAGCGACGAGCAGGATCGCCTGCGCATGGTCGACGTGTGGAGCTTCCAAAAGAAAGAGATTGAGGACGCGAGGCTTCAAGCGGGAGAAGATGAACGGCTGGAAGCGGAAAAACGGGTGCTGGCGAACGCGGAGAAGATTCACGGAGCTGCCCAGGCCGCCTTCCAGATTTTGTATGAAAACCGGGAATCTGCCGCCGCGCTGGTCAGGGCATCCTACCGCCACCTGCAGGAGGTGGCGCGCTACGATTCGAAGTTTCAGGAATCGCTATCGGGGTTAGAGTCGGCGCGGATCACTATTGAAGACATCGGAGATGCCTTGCGGGATTATGCGGATTCGGTTGAGGCTTCGCCGGAAAGACTGGCGGCGGTTGAGGATCGATTAGCGCTGATCGACCGCGTGAAACGCAAATACGGTCAGACCCTGGAAGCCGTGATCGCCTACGGGGCCGAGGTCTCGCGGAAGCTCAACGAAATAGAGAACAAGGACGAAATCCTGGGGAAGCTGAAGCAAGATCTGGCAATGGCTGCCGAATCCTACTTGGCGGCCGCACGCTCGGTCTCCCATGCGCGCTATCAGGCAGCCCATAAGCTGGAGAGGGTGGTTGAGGCACAAATCAATGAGTTGGCAATGAATGCCCGATTCAAGATCGAGGTCGTAGGGACTGACGATGAGGGGAACTGGACTGATGGGGGATTCGACCAGGTGAATTATCTGATCGCAACCAATACTGGCGAACCTCTCAGGCCGGTGGAGGAGATCGCTTCCGGCGGAGAGCTTTCACGGGTGATGTTGGCTCTGAAGGCAGCTGTGGAGGCGGGTAAATCGGGGCGAAGACGGACTTCGGGGGCACAGCGAACCCTGGTATTCGACGAGATCGATATCGGGATCGGTGGAAGCGCGGCGGAGGCGGTTGGGAGGAAGCTCAAAGAGCTTGCGCAGAATCAGCAGGTGCTATGCATTACCCATCTGCCGCAGATTGCCTCGTTTGCCGACCAGCACTATCTGATTGAGAAGCGCGAAATGGATGGACGGATGCGCACTGCGGTGCGGCGGCTGACAGAGCCGGGGAGGCGGGAGGAAATCGCCCGCATGCTCAGTGGGTCCCGGCTAACAGAGGCCTCCCGAAAGCATGCCGAACAACTGCTGAAGGCGAACGCGTGA
- a CDS encoding MotA/TolQ/ExbB proton channel family protein has translation MFIPLLSASIVGGEITELISQTGLVAKAVLIILLVFSVVSWAIILAKWSRFSRAKVQSSRFVRAFRRANRFQDIAAVAEQFKPSPLVPVFESGIEEVRRQGGVVRNLVGVQRAMQVASSEELTRLERRLPWLASTGAVTPFIGLFGTVWGIIDAFQGLGTAGAATLRAVAPGISEALITTAAGLFAAIPAVIAYNYLLAEVRQFGARMDDFALEMLNSMERGMTQPVQRGAAAVQEPEYRA, from the coding sequence ATGTTCATTCCCCTGCTTTCTGCCAGCATTGTCGGGGGCGAGATCACGGAACTGATCTCGCAGACCGGCCTCGTCGCTAAAGCCGTTCTGATCATTCTGCTTGTGTTCAGCGTGGTTTCCTGGGCCATCATCCTTGCCAAATGGAGTCGGTTCAGTCGCGCCAAGGTCCAGAGTTCGCGGTTTGTTCGTGCCTTCCGCCGCGCCAACCGTTTCCAGGACATCGCCGCTGTCGCCGAACAGTTCAAGCCCAGCCCGCTGGTGCCCGTATTCGAATCCGGCATTGAGGAGGTAAGGCGCCAGGGGGGCGTGGTTCGGAATCTCGTGGGCGTGCAACGTGCCATGCAGGTGGCCTCTTCTGAGGAGTTGACTCGCCTCGAGCGCCGTCTTCCCTGGCTTGCCTCCACCGGCGCCGTCACCCCCTTCATTGGCCTGTTCGGCACCGTTTGGGGCATCATCGATGCCTTTCAAGGACTCGGTACCGCCGGTGCCGCCACTCTCAGAGCCGTTGCCCCCGGCATCTCTGAAGCCCTCATCACCACCGCTGCCGGTCTGTTTGCCGCCATTCCGGCGGTGATTGCCTACAACTATTTGCTGGCGGAGGTTCGCCAGTTTGGCGCACGCATGGACGACTTCGCTCTCGAGATGCTCAATTCCATGGAGCGCGGCATGACCCAACCCGTGCAGCGCGGGGCCGCAGCGGTTCAGGAACCGGAGTATCGCGCATAA
- a CDS encoding biopolymer transporter ExbD, with protein MAFTNSQGRTQTSLADPNVTPLVDVVLVLLIIFMVTAPVLQSGIEVAVPKTKTVKQITEERLVISIDKQQRVFLGNEPVNINEVGAKIRQKIHDPQGQYIFVRADENVPFGAFATVMDAVKQAGIANVSIVTQPLEEHGSSR; from the coding sequence ATGGCCTTCACCAATTCACAAGGCAGAACTCAGACCTCGCTCGCCGATCCCAACGTCACGCCCCTGGTAGACGTGGTGCTTGTGCTGCTGATCATCTTCATGGTCACCGCCCCGGTGCTTCAGTCTGGAATTGAAGTGGCTGTCCCCAAAACCAAGACCGTCAAACAGATCACTGAGGAACGGCTCGTCATCTCCATAGACAAACAACAACGCGTCTTCCTGGGCAATGAACCGGTAAACATCAACGAGGTGGGAGCCAAGATTCGCCAGAAAATTCACGATCCGCAAGGCCAGTACATCTTCGTTCGTGCTGACGAGAACGTCCCCTTCGGCGCATTCGCCACTGTCATGGATGCGGTGAAGCAGGCGGGCATTGCCAATGTCAGCATTGTGACTCAGCCTCTCGAAGAACATGGCAGCTCGCGCTGA
- a CDS encoding TonB family protein, translating to MAARADIFTEHDRWGPTLLLSTFLHILLFSGALFYATYVTRPSGESWGTNGQGDAISATIVSSIPLPSPQTQTENILANESKGVTQSLPEVKEPEAPEAIPIPARDTKSTLPQPKALPPRPKPQAKPRPAPVEEANVIPFGQGGPVSGPYGAFNAGGAKGGFGFTGTGGDFGSRYAWYVRVVQQKVSENWLKYEIDPRITSARRVYVTFDIDRSGRPSNVQLSQSSGVPSLDQSALRALQRIDTFGPLPGDYAGSRVSVEFWFDYRR from the coding sequence ATGGCAGCTCGCGCTGACATCTTTACGGAGCACGACCGCTGGGGCCCTACCCTGCTGCTGTCCACGTTCCTCCACATCCTGCTGTTCTCGGGGGCGTTGTTCTATGCGACTTACGTCACCCGGCCCAGTGGTGAGAGCTGGGGAACAAACGGCCAAGGCGATGCCATTAGCGCCACGATCGTCAGCAGCATCCCGCTTCCATCTCCGCAAACGCAGACAGAAAACATTCTGGCCAATGAGTCCAAGGGTGTTACCCAGTCTCTGCCCGAGGTAAAGGAACCGGAAGCTCCCGAGGCTATCCCCATCCCCGCGCGTGATACCAAGTCCACCCTGCCCCAGCCGAAGGCGCTGCCTCCCCGCCCTAAGCCGCAGGCCAAGCCGCGTCCAGCGCCCGTCGAGGAAGCCAACGTGATTCCCTTCGGACAGGGAGGACCTGTCAGCGGTCCTTATGGCGCGTTTAACGCAGGCGGAGCCAAGGGCGGATTCGGATTCACCGGCACGGGTGGCGATTTCGGCAGCCGTTATGCCTGGTACGTGCGCGTTGTCCAGCAGAAGGTGTCCGAGAACTGGCTGAAGTACGAGATCGATCCCCGCATTACCAGCGCACGTCGCGTGTACGTCACATTCGATATCGATCGCAGCGGGCGGCCCAGCAACGTTCAGCTTTCGCAATCGAGTGGCGTGCCCTCGCTTGACCAGTCGGCGCTTCGCGCCCTGCAGCGCATCGACACCTTCGGTCCCCTCCCTGGCGATTACGCGGGCAGCCGGGTCTCAGTAGAATTCTGGTTCGATTATCGCCGCTGA
- the tolB gene encoding Tol-Pal system beta propeller repeat protein TolB, protein MIKVASGFPTTVRLFIAIRALILILAFFIITVSSAAQTDWIRTGTGLGVEKVRLAVPDFKAISPDPQTAQLLKIFNDTLWSDLDNAGIFDMVSKSFYPLEVPGRPEEMKLTAWSSPPPNAGMVAFGNLDGSGQDVLVQGWLYDAKNTSSPQVLGKQYREKATPDNARVIAHRFANEIIFRLGGGIQGITETRIFYVSTRSGRKEIWAMDYDGVNQHQVTHLGSISLSPRVSPDNSRLAFSSESRGGWEIRMWSLDLSRLVAFPAYNGTNLSPAWSSDGTRIAFSSSRTGDPEIYVADADGRNLRRVTSYRGPDVSPVWNPKTNSQIAWVSGRTGLPQIYTMEADGTNVQRMTDQGYAVSPSWSPNGQYLAFAWIRHYGPGAPGASDVYVMDITTKQFVQLTHDAGRNDSPSWSPDGRHIVFQSNRTGGEQIWTMLADGTQQRQLTTAGQNTQPNWSFK, encoded by the coding sequence ATGATAAAAGTCGCTTCTGGTTTCCCCACTACGGTGCGCCTCTTCATTGCAATACGCGCTCTCATCTTGATCCTTGCCTTCTTCATTATCACTGTCTCCTCGGCAGCACAAACCGATTGGATTCGTACTGGAACCGGGCTGGGAGTGGAGAAGGTGCGGCTTGCGGTCCCCGATTTCAAAGCCATCTCTCCCGATCCCCAGACGGCTCAACTGTTGAAGATTTTCAACGATACCTTGTGGAGCGATCTTGATAACGCTGGCATCTTCGACATGGTATCCAAGAGCTTCTACCCGCTGGAAGTTCCCGGTCGGCCGGAGGAGATGAAGCTCACCGCCTGGTCAAGCCCGCCTCCGAATGCAGGTATGGTTGCCTTTGGAAATCTCGATGGTTCAGGTCAGGATGTTCTGGTGCAGGGATGGCTCTACGACGCCAAAAATACTAGTTCCCCTCAAGTGCTAGGCAAACAGTATCGTGAAAAGGCGACCCCGGATAATGCGCGGGTGATCGCTCACCGTTTTGCCAATGAAATCATCTTCCGACTCGGCGGCGGCATTCAGGGCATCACGGAAACCAGAATCTTCTACGTGAGCACGCGCAGCGGCCGCAAGGAAATCTGGGCGATGGACTACGATGGCGTCAACCAGCACCAGGTAACCCACCTCGGTTCCATTTCGCTCTCCCCACGGGTCTCTCCCGACAACTCTCGCCTCGCCTTTTCGAGCGAGTCGCGTGGAGGCTGGGAAATCCGTATGTGGTCGCTCGATCTGAGCCGTTTGGTCGCGTTTCCTGCGTACAACGGCACGAATTTGTCCCCGGCCTGGTCTTCCGATGGCACCAGGATCGCCTTCTCCTCCTCCCGCACCGGTGACCCCGAAATTTATGTCGCCGACGCTGACGGCCGCAACTTACGCCGCGTAACCAGCTATCGCGGTCCGGATGTTTCCCCGGTGTGGAATCCCAAAACCAACTCCCAGATCGCATGGGTAAGTGGCCGCACGGGTCTGCCCCAGATATACACCATGGAAGCCGACGGCACCAACGTGCAGCGCATGACCGACCAGGGCTATGCGGTTTCCCCTTCCTGGTCACCGAATGGCCAATATCTGGCCTTCGCTTGGATCCGCCACTATGGGCCTGGCGCTCCCGGCGCGTCGGATGTCTACGTCATGGACATCACTACCAAGCAGTTCGTGCAGCTAACCCATGACGCGGGACGCAACGATTCTCCGTCATGGTCCCCCGATGGGCGTCACATTGTGTTTCAGTCGAATCGCACCGGGGGCGAGCAGATCTGGACTATGCTCGCGGACGGTACTCAACAGAGACAATTAACCACCGCCGGCCAAAATACTCAGCCTAATTGGAGCTTTAAATAG